From Paenibacillus sp. GP183, one genomic window encodes:
- a CDS encoding helix-turn-helix domain-containing protein, which translates to MDWERMKARLEAVLNTSMQIGLIPETEWNRLVQQEGQEAPVKSVIRDHDILFYLTKEQGEVRILQAADAMITASERQLVELMVESKLQDERKHWMSYISDDERKANQLREWLLQQMEHSRTSVELPDMFVSQSSLYSTKIPLLLYGDYSQNLQVSYTDLKKLLESFFEAEIILIPLMEKEWLILGSEALLASGDDDREDHHEESMEQGLDAIGSGLHEMLANEWVGDCHLAIHYPIKPAKSLLSTILQLRETIMLGRTFHVGRFIHLPWQLHLEKLLHRVEEDEKNEFLDRVLRGGDYVLDSETMMTLDHFFALDCNVSETAKKLYIHRNTLLYRLDKFKNETGFDVRSFNHAVLVRLALLLYKVTKRK; encoded by the coding sequence ATGGATTGGGAACGAATGAAAGCAAGGCTGGAAGCCGTATTGAATACTTCGATGCAGATCGGACTGATTCCCGAAACGGAATGGAACCGATTGGTCCAGCAAGAAGGACAGGAAGCTCCGGTAAAAAGTGTAATTCGCGATCACGACATTTTGTTTTATTTGACCAAGGAGCAAGGAGAGGTACGCATTCTTCAGGCTGCCGACGCGATGATTACAGCCTCTGAGCGTCAATTGGTAGAACTGATGGTTGAGTCTAAGCTTCAGGATGAACGTAAGCATTGGATGTCCTACATATCCGATGATGAACGCAAGGCGAATCAATTGCGCGAATGGCTGCTGCAGCAAATGGAGCATAGCCGTACCAGTGTAGAGCTGCCGGATATGTTTGTTTCACAGTCATCGTTATACTCGACGAAAATTCCTCTGCTGCTCTACGGCGATTATTCGCAGAATCTGCAAGTATCCTATACTGACCTCAAAAAGCTGCTGGAATCCTTCTTTGAAGCGGAAATTATCCTTATCCCTTTGATGGAAAAAGAGTGGCTCATTCTCGGATCCGAGGCTCTGCTTGCCAGCGGGGATGATGACCGTGAGGATCATCATGAAGAAAGCATGGAGCAAGGTCTCGACGCGATCGGATCGGGACTTCATGAAATGCTGGCGAACGAATGGGTAGGCGACTGCCATCTAGCCATTCACTATCCAATAAAGCCGGCCAAGTCCTTGCTTTCCACGATTCTTCAGCTGCGGGAGACCATCATGCTTGGCCGAACCTTTCATGTCGGCAGATTCATCCATCTTCCGTGGCAGCTTCACTTGGAAAAACTGCTTCACAGGGTAGAGGAAGATGAGAAGAATGAATTTCTCGATCGGGTGCTTCGCGGCGGCGATTATGTACTCGATTCTGAAACCATGATGACGCTTGATCATTTTTTTGCTCTGGATTGCAATGTCAGCGAGACTGCCAAGAAGCTTTATATTCATAGAAATACGCTTTTATATCGATTGGACAAATTCAAAAATGAAACCGGCTTCGATGTTCGCTCCTTTAATCATGCCGTTCTGGTAAGGCTGGCATTGCTATTGTACAAAGTAACGAAAAGAAAGTGA
- the hisD gene encoding histidinol dehydrogenase gives MRIVPAAEFHLKREVEYGSPEQNDSVRHIIDAVRLEGDASLRRFAQQFDRVTVGELRVTDDEIQAAYAQVDAAFVAALRQAAANIRSFHAKQKRTSWMDLQADGSLLGQIVRPLQRVGLYVPGGKAAYPSSVLMNAIPAQVAGVPEIVMVTPPATAGEAGIDPHILVAAAEAGVREIYRVGGAQAVAALAYGTESIPPVDKIVGPGNIYVALAKRYVFGVVDIDSIAGPSEIAVIADDTADPAYVAADLLSQAEHDEMASAILITPSEQLALQVQEEVERQLALLPRKEIAAKSIQDNGAILLVEDISEAIGIVNRLAPEHLELLVAEPFTYLPRIENAGAIFLGPYSSEPVGDYFAGPNHVLPTNGTARFSSPLNVDDFIKKSSVIHYSKEALLANGEQIMTLARHEGLEAHARAIQVRLEKEGN, from the coding sequence ATGCGGATTGTACCAGCCGCTGAATTTCACTTAAAGCGCGAGGTCGAGTACGGCTCGCCCGAGCAAAACGACAGCGTGCGCCACATCATCGATGCGGTGCGGCTCGAGGGCGATGCCTCACTGCGACGCTTCGCGCAGCAGTTCGACCGCGTGACCGTCGGTGAGCTTCGCGTCACCGACGACGAAATCCAGGCGGCGTACGCCCAGGTGGACGCCGCGTTCGTGGCGGCGCTGCGCCAGGCCGCCGCCAACATCCGTTCGTTTCATGCGAAGCAGAAACGAACGTCGTGGATGGACCTGCAGGCCGACGGCAGCCTGCTGGGCCAAATCGTCCGACCGCTGCAGCGGGTCGGATTGTACGTGCCCGGAGGGAAGGCGGCGTACCCTTCCTCCGTGCTCATGAACGCCATCCCCGCGCAGGTGGCGGGGGTGCCGGAGATCGTCATGGTGACGCCTCCGGCCACCGCGGGGGAAGCAGGCATCGACCCGCACATTCTGGTAGCGGCTGCAGAAGCCGGCGTGCGGGAGATCTATCGCGTCGGCGGCGCGCAAGCCGTGGCTGCGCTCGCCTACGGCACCGAATCGATCCCGCCGGTCGATAAGATCGTCGGGCCGGGCAACATCTACGTCGCGCTGGCGAAGCGCTACGTCTTCGGCGTCGTCGACATCGACAGCATCGCCGGCCCGAGCGAGATCGCCGTCATCGCCGACGATACGGCCGACCCGGCCTATGTCGCGGCCGACCTGCTCTCGCAGGCGGAGCATGACGAGATGGCCTCCGCCATCTTGATCACGCCGTCCGAGCAGCTGGCGCTGCAGGTTCAGGAGGAGGTGGAGCGCCAGCTGGCGCTGCTGCCCCGCAAGGAGATCGCCGCGAAATCCATTCAGGATAACGGCGCGATTCTGCTGGTGGAGGACATCAGCGAGGCCATTGGCATCGTAAACCGGCTGGCTCCCGAGCATTTGGAGCTGCTCGTTGCGGAGCCGTTCACCTACCTGCCGCGCATCGAGAACGCGGGAGCGATTTTCCTCGGGCCGTACAGCTCCGAGCCGGTCGGCGATTATTTCGCCGGACCGAATCATGTGCTTCCGACCAATGGCACGGCCCGATTCTCGTCGCCGCTGAATGTAGATGATTTTATCAAAAAATCAAGTGTTATTCATTATAGCAAGGAAGCCCTGTTGGCAAACGGAGAACAGATCATGACGTTAGCCAGACACGAAGGTCTCGAGGCTCACGCAAGAGCGATTCAAGTACGTTTAGAGAAGGAAGGGAACTAA
- the hisG gene encoding ATP phosphoribosyltransferase yields the protein MDDILKVAMPKGRIYKQASMLFHKAGLPIPEDLEDSRRLIIPVPEARMEFILAKPVDVPTYVEYGVADIGVVGKDVLMEENRNVYELLDLGIARCRMSVIGLPDWKPVLNPRVATKYPHVASQYFREQGQQVEVIKLNGSIELAPLIGLADRIVDMVETGKTLQENGLVEQEEIFQITSRLIANRVSYRMKNAAIQQLCDLLQAVLPEVKLKQV from the coding sequence GTGGACGACATATTAAAAGTAGCTATGCCGAAAGGACGAATCTATAAACAGGCTTCGATGCTTTTTCATAAAGCAGGCCTGCCGATTCCAGAGGATTTGGAGGATTCCCGCAGGCTGATTATTCCGGTTCCAGAAGCACGGATGGAATTCATTCTCGCCAAACCGGTGGATGTGCCGACTTATGTGGAATACGGTGTTGCGGATATAGGCGTTGTAGGTAAAGATGTACTCATGGAAGAAAACCGCAATGTCTATGAGCTTCTGGATCTGGGTATTGCCCGCTGCCGGATGTCCGTCATCGGGCTGCCGGATTGGAAGCCAGTCTTAAATCCGAGGGTTGCTACCAAGTATCCGCATGTGGCCTCGCAATATTTTCGCGAGCAGGGACAGCAAGTGGAGGTTATCAAGTTGAATGGCTCCATTGAGCTTGCACCGTTGATCGGGCTTGCCGATCGCATCGTCGATATGGTGGAGACAGGGAAAACGCTGCAGGAGAACGGGTTGGTCGAGCAGGAAGAAATTTTCCAGATCACGAGCCGTTTGATTGCCAACCGGGTTAGCTATCGAATGAAAAATGCAGCCATTCAGCAATTATGCGATCTGCTGCAAGCGGTGCTTCCTGAAGTCAAACTCAAGCAGGTGTAA
- a CDS encoding ATP phosphoribosyltransferase regulatory subunit: MSKPKFFEKPTGLKDYLPEAVAKLRNIEFNVLDCMERWGYSQIITPALEFYDTVGAASSTEDRKLFKLLDRKGKTLVLRSEMTAPIARVVSSLLKDYKFPLRLSYHSNVFRAIEEEAGRDSEFFQTGVELVGDASSEADAEVVALAIASLQAAGVQTFKIALGHVGFLNGLFHETLTNREDAQKSLKACLLNRDYVGYREMLQSLQLEAGVEKELQGVLRFRGGLEICEQARAVTGDPTAQDAIRHLQEVWNVLKAYGVSEHVVIDLTMIGDFSYYTGMTFEGYASDLGFPVCGGGRYDNLLAQFGRPAPATGFALKTNRILEVIGKEAIEPPYRVLIAYDEAHREEALQCAKEIRTREGVAVVTRLVSSEASLESEIELLEDEHYLVQGVIYGDVITMV; the protein is encoded by the coding sequence GTGTCAAAGCCTAAATTTTTTGAAAAGCCAACCGGTTTGAAGGATTACCTGCCGGAAGCCGTAGCGAAGCTGCGCAACATAGAGTTTAATGTATTGGATTGCATGGAGCGCTGGGGTTACAGCCAAATCATCACTCCGGCCCTTGAGTTTTATGACACGGTCGGGGCGGCCAGCTCGACGGAGGATAGAAAGCTTTTCAAGCTTTTGGACCGAAAAGGAAAGACGCTCGTGCTGCGCTCAGAGATGACTGCGCCAATTGCGCGCGTGGTAAGCTCTTTGCTCAAGGATTACAAATTTCCGCTGCGTTTGTCCTACCATTCGAATGTATTTCGCGCCATTGAAGAGGAAGCCGGTCGTGATTCGGAGTTTTTTCAAACGGGTGTGGAGCTCGTGGGAGATGCGTCGTCCGAGGCGGATGCCGAGGTTGTCGCGTTAGCTATAGCCTCTTTGCAGGCTGCTGGTGTGCAGACCTTTAAAATTGCCCTGGGACATGTGGGTTTTCTGAATGGACTGTTTCATGAAACACTGACGAATAGAGAGGATGCCCAGAAGAGCCTGAAGGCTTGCCTCTTGAATCGGGATTATGTCGGGTATCGGGAAATGCTCCAATCTTTGCAGCTGGAAGCCGGCGTGGAGAAAGAGCTGCAGGGTGTTTTGCGTTTTCGAGGCGGGCTGGAAATTTGTGAACAGGCTCGTGCTGTTACCGGGGATCCAACGGCTCAAGATGCGATCCGTCATCTGCAGGAAGTTTGGAATGTGCTCAAAGCCTACGGCGTGAGTGAGCATGTGGTGATCGATTTAACTATGATCGGGGATTTCTCCTATTATACGGGGATGACATTTGAAGGGTATGCCTCGGATTTGGGATTCCCGGTTTGCGGCGGCGGCCGATATGATAATCTGCTTGCCCAATTCGGCAGGCCGGCTCCGGCTACAGGCTTTGCACTTAAGACGAATCGAATTCTGGAGGTCATCGGCAAAGAAGCGATAGAACCGCCTTACCGGGTTCTGATCGCTTATGATGAGGCTCATCGGGAAGAGGCCCTTCAGTGCGCCAAAGAAATTCGTACTCGCGAAGGTGTTGCCGTCGTCACCAGACTCGTGAGCTCGGAAGCGTCGTTGGAGAGTGAAATAGAGCTGCTTGAAGATGAACATTACCTTGTCCAGGGGGTTATTTACGGCGATGTCATCACGATGGTGTAA
- the ppaX gene encoding pyrophosphatase PpaX — MIKTVLFDLDGTIVDTNELIVQSFLHSLEGQTPSILTREQIIPHMGLPLIEQMVYFSGREEVMDLVEKYRSFNLSKHDELVTEFPHVRTVLAELHANGIKIGIVTSKVRKTTHMGLKLAGLDTFISSIVTLEDVAKAKPDPEGIFRALRELNGKPEETIMVGDSHYDIEAAQNAGVGAVGVSWSWKGRPYLEQYHPDYVIDDMRELLPIVGLTVDAI; from the coding sequence ATGATCAAAACCGTATTGTTTGACCTGGATGGAACTATTGTTGATACGAACGAGCTTATCGTTCAATCCTTTCTGCATAGCCTGGAAGGACAGACGCCTTCAATCTTAACGAGAGAGCAGATTATTCCCCATATGGGACTGCCACTGATCGAGCAAATGGTGTATTTTTCGGGTAGAGAAGAAGTTATGGATTTAGTCGAGAAATACCGTTCCTTTAATCTGAGTAAGCATGATGAGCTCGTTACAGAATTTCCGCATGTGCGTACTGTACTCGCTGAGCTTCACGCCAATGGGATCAAGATCGGAATAGTGACGAGCAAAGTTCGCAAAACGACCCATATGGGCTTGAAGCTGGCCGGATTGGACACATTTATCAGCAGTATTGTAACGTTAGAGGATGTGGCCAAAGCGAAACCGGATCCGGAGGGGATTTTCCGTGCGCTCCGAGAACTGAATGGAAAGCCAGAAGAAACGATCATGGTGGGCGACAGCCATTACGATATTGAAGCGGCCCAGAACGCGGGTGTTGGCGCCGTTGGTGTATCCTGGTCGTGGAAGGGTAGACCTTATCTGGAGCAATATCATCCCGATTATGTGATTGATGATATGCGGGAACTGCTGCCCATCGTTGGATTGACGGTGGATGCCATTTGA
- a CDS encoding acyltransferase codes for MRKTDKFPVEGPNALWQIYQTVSKWKAVRNFLFIQITRYSPSLKLKNWIYRHVLGMKVGENTAFALMVMVDVFFPEYINIGHNTIIGYNTTILAHEYLIKEYRLGEVRIGSHVMVGANSTILPGVTIGDYAIIGAGTVVHKDVAPHSFVAGNPLQVIREGRMDKTD; via the coding sequence TTGAGAAAAACGGATAAATTCCCGGTAGAGGGACCGAATGCGTTATGGCAAATTTACCAAACCGTCAGCAAATGGAAAGCCGTTCGAAATTTTTTGTTCATTCAAATCACGCGCTATTCCCCCTCGCTAAAGCTCAAAAATTGGATCTACCGCCATGTGCTGGGCATGAAGGTTGGCGAGAATACCGCGTTTGCACTGATGGTCATGGTCGATGTTTTTTTTCCGGAATATATTAACATTGGCCATAATACGATCATTGGATATAACACTACAATTCTCGCCCATGAATACCTGATCAAAGAGTATCGGCTGGGCGAAGTGCGAATCGGTTCCCACGTTATGGTAGGAGCCAACAGCACTATTCTCCCTGGAGTCACCATCGGTGATTATGCCATTATCGGAGCCGGCACCGTTGTTCATAAGGATGTAGCTCCTCACAGCTTCGTCGCAGGGAATCCTCTGCAGGTGATCCGCGAAGGAAGAATGGATAAAACCGACTGA
- a CDS encoding MTH1187 family thiamine-binding protein, translated as MAIAELTIVPIGTGSTSLSRYVADIQRELEKQSGILYELTPMSTIIEGSLERLFEVIRVLHEIPFNLGAGRVSTSIKIDDRRDKASSIAQKMKSVTDLLEEPQEMLM; from the coding sequence ATGGCCATTGCAGAATTGACCATTGTCCCGATCGGGACAGGTTCTACCAGCCTTAGCCGGTATGTCGCAGATATCCAAAGAGAATTGGAAAAGCAAAGCGGAATCCTGTATGAATTGACTCCCATGAGCACGATCATCGAGGGTTCGCTTGAACGACTTTTTGAGGTGATTCGGGTTCTTCACGAGATTCCTTTCAACCTTGGGGCCGGACGCGTTTCCACCTCCATCAAGATTGATGACCGCCGGGATAAAGCGAGCTCCATCGCGCAAAAAATGAAATCTGTTACCGACCTGCTGGAAGAACCACAGGAAATGCTGATGTAG
- the hprK gene encoding HPr(Ser) kinase/phosphatase: protein MAKKVKVSDLADKFHMEVLTGEAGLSRPITVADLYRPGLEMAGYFNYHPRERVQMLGKTEITFLEMLTSGVRRNRAEQLCAPEETPCIVVTRGLEVPTELIDEATKRDLPILRSQVSTTIFASRLTGFLENRLAPSTTIHGVLVDVYGIGMLITGSSGIGKSETALELVKRGHRLIADDAVEIRQTADHVLSGNAPELIRHLLEIRGVGIINVMTLFGAGAIRNVKKISVVVKLENWQQDKQYDRLGLDEEMTRIIDTDIPLVTIPVRPGRNLAVIVEVAAMNYRLKGMGYNAALQFTNKLTEQLSEDYEDSD, encoded by the coding sequence ATGGCAAAAAAAGTTAAGGTTTCCGATCTGGCCGATAAATTCCATATGGAAGTCCTCACTGGGGAAGCTGGACTGAGCCGCCCGATTACGGTTGCTGATTTATACCGTCCAGGCCTGGAAATGGCCGGCTATTTCAATTACCATCCGCGTGAACGGGTACAAATGCTGGGAAAAACGGAGATCACCTTCCTCGAAATGTTGACCAGCGGGGTGCGGCGAAATCGGGCAGAGCAGCTCTGCGCGCCTGAGGAAACCCCTTGCATCGTAGTGACAAGAGGGCTGGAGGTACCGACCGAGCTGATAGACGAAGCGACCAAGAGGGATCTTCCGATTCTGAGAAGCCAAGTGTCGACGACCATCTTCGCCAGCCGGCTGACTGGCTTTCTGGAGAACCGGTTAGCCCCAAGTACGACGATCCATGGAGTTTTGGTAGACGTATATGGTATCGGAATGCTCATCACGGGAAGCAGCGGGATCGGTAAAAGTGAAACTGCGCTGGAGCTGGTAAAACGAGGACACCGCCTGATTGCCGATGATGCTGTAGAAATCCGCCAGACTGCGGATCATGTTTTGTCAGGGAATGCGCCCGAATTGATTCGGCATTTGCTGGAAATTCGCGGAGTGGGGATCATCAATGTGATGACGCTTTTTGGTGCAGGAGCAATTCGCAATGTGAAGAAAATTTCCGTTGTCGTGAAGCTGGAAAACTGGCAGCAAGACAAGCAGTATGACCGGCTAGGATTGGATGAAGAAATGACGCGAATCATCGATACGGATATCCCTCTGGTCACCATTCCGGTTCGACCCGGGCGAAATCTGGCCGTCATCGTCGAGGTGGCCGCAATGAATTACCGTTTAAAAGGAATGGGCTATAATGCTGCGCTGCAGTTCACCAATAAATTGACAGAACAATTGTCCGAGGATTATGAGGATTCCGACTGA
- the ugpC gene encoding sn-glycerol-3-phosphate ABC transporter ATP-binding protein UgpC, which produces MAGVRLNHIVKKYAGNDEATVKDFHLDVADKEFLVLVGASGCGKSTTLRMIAGLEEISEGELYIGDRLVNDVAPKDRDIAMVFQSYALYPHMNVYQNMAFGLKLRKFKKADIDARVRDAAKILDIEHLLDRKPKALSGGQRQRVALGRAIVREPQVFLMDEPLSNLDAKLRVAMRAEISKLHKRLETTIIYVTHDQIEAMTMGSRIVVMDKGIIQQADTPEEIYNNPVNMFVAGFIGSPSMNFINGTFTQEGSAVTFKAPGVNVQLPDGKAQMLREQNYLGKEVILGIRPEDIHDEPVFLEASPNTQVNANIEITENLGHEMYLYINGVGPNTIMARVDARSGFKEGTNVKLAFDMNKVHFFDKETSLSIFAKL; this is translated from the coding sequence ATGGCAGGCGTACGTTTAAACCATATCGTGAAGAAATATGCAGGTAACGATGAAGCAACGGTAAAGGATTTCCATCTGGATGTAGCCGATAAGGAATTTCTTGTATTGGTAGGTGCTTCCGGTTGCGGCAAGTCCACCACACTTCGCATGATTGCCGGTTTGGAAGAGATTTCTGAAGGAGAGCTTTACATTGGAGATCGCCTTGTCAATGACGTAGCTCCCAAAGATCGCGATATCGCGATGGTATTCCAATCCTATGCCCTTTACCCGCACATGAACGTTTATCAAAACATGGCATTCGGATTAAAACTTCGTAAATTCAAAAAAGCAGACATCGACGCTCGCGTCCGTGACGCTGCCAAAATTCTAGATATTGAACATCTGCTGGATCGTAAGCCAAAAGCTCTCTCCGGTGGTCAGCGTCAGCGTGTTGCCTTGGGACGCGCGATCGTTCGTGAGCCGCAAGTATTCTTAATGGATGAGCCGCTCTCCAACCTGGATGCTAAACTTCGCGTAGCCATGCGCGCGGAGATCAGCAAGCTTCATAAGCGTCTTGAAACAACCATCATTTACGTAACACATGACCAAATTGAAGCTATGACCATGGGCAGCCGTATCGTAGTTATGGATAAAGGTATCATTCAACAAGCCGATACACCTGAAGAAATCTACAACAACCCTGTTAATATGTTCGTAGCCGGATTCATCGGTTCTCCTTCAATGAACTTCATCAACGGTACATTTACGCAAGAAGGTTCCGCTGTTACCTTTAAGGCACCGGGCGTTAATGTCCAATTGCCTGACGGTAAAGCGCAAATGCTTCGTGAACAAAACTATCTGGGCAAAGAAGTTATTCTCGGCATTCGTCCGGAAGACATTCATGATGAGCCGGTATTCCTGGAAGCATCCCCTAACACACAGGTGAATGCGAATATTGAAATCACGGAAAACCTCGGCCATGAGATGTACCTGTACATCAATGGAGTAGGCCCTAACACCATTATGGCTCGTGTTGATGCTCGTTCCGGATTCAAAGAAGGAACGAATGTAAAGCTTGCATTTGATATGAATAAAGTTCACTTCTTCGATAAAGAAACTTCACTTTCCATTTTTGCAAAGCTATAA
- the larA gene encoding nickel-dependent lactate racemase: MMIIYLLPYGKGTISFDLPNGVDPDWINYHQKNNAPGDWLSMALENPIDSKRLQQAAAGSRSAVILISDMSRLSPSYLFAGRLLDELNAAGIRDEQIRIIVALGSHRKQTEEELISLTGLTAYKRVQVLNHSALPEDCIAVGVSRAGTPIEINRHVVEAEFRIVTGNIEPHRLAGVSGGVKALMPGVASTRTIEHNHSLSQMHKAEPGQPDNPLRLDMEEALRFVPIHFLLNVIVDHERNVLDAFAGDVIAAHRAGIEAARSRFIVEAPHLYDVVLVSAGGHPKDTQLYQALKALTNAAAITRPGGSLVLVAQCEELFGNGIFQHWVETIGDRQIMLAKLKEKFVLGAHKIEHIDSILQHHPVYLFSQMPEALVRLMGFHPVSDLNHTLSLRLEQSGRNIAVMPYGGLTYPYVQTMPSNK, encoded by the coding sequence ATGATGATTATTTATCTGCTTCCTTACGGCAAAGGCACTATCTCTTTCGATCTTCCCAATGGAGTTGACCCGGATTGGATTAATTATCATCAAAAAAACAATGCGCCAGGGGATTGGCTGAGCATGGCGCTGGAGAATCCCATTGATTCAAAACGTTTGCAACAAGCTGCAGCAGGAAGCCGTTCTGCGGTGATTTTGATCAGCGATATGAGCCGTCTATCCCCCAGCTATCTCTTTGCAGGACGCTTGCTCGATGAGCTTAATGCCGCCGGAATCCGTGATGAACAGATTCGGATCATTGTCGCTTTGGGCTCTCACCGCAAACAAACCGAGGAGGAATTGATCTCCTTGACTGGGCTTACCGCTTACAAGCGTGTACAGGTACTGAATCATTCCGCTCTCCCGGAGGATTGTATTGCCGTTGGAGTTTCTCGTGCAGGGACGCCTATCGAGATCAATCGGCATGTGGTGGAAGCCGAGTTTCGGATTGTTACCGGCAATATTGAGCCGCATCGGCTTGCCGGCGTCTCGGGTGGCGTTAAGGCACTCATGCCTGGAGTCGCCTCGACACGCACGATCGAGCACAATCACAGCCTCTCGCAGATGCATAAGGCTGAGCCCGGCCAGCCCGATAATCCGCTGAGGCTGGATATGGAAGAGGCACTGCGCTTCGTGCCGATCCACTTTTTGCTCAATGTGATCGTAGACCATGAGCGCAATGTCCTGGATGCCTTCGCCGGGGATGTGATCGCGGCTCATCGTGCAGGCATAGAGGCAGCGCGCTCACGATTTATCGTGGAGGCGCCGCATCTCTATGATGTTGTGCTTGTTTCGGCAGGCGGCCATCCCAAGGACACGCAGCTGTATCAAGCTTTGAAAGCTTTGACTAATGCGGCGGCTATCACCAGGCCAGGTGGCTCCCTTGTCCTGGTCGCTCAGTGCGAAGAACTGTTCGGCAATGGCATTTTCCAGCATTGGGTGGAAACAATAGGCGACCGACAGATTATGCTGGCCAAGCTAAAGGAAAAATTTGTCCTTGGCGCCCACAAAATCGAGCATATCGACAGCATTTTACAGCATCATCCCGTTTATCTGTTTTCTCAGATGCCTGAAGCTTTGGTCCGACTAATGGGTTTCCATCCTGTTTCCGATTTGAATCACACTTTATCTCTTAGACTTGAACAATCAGGGCGCAACATTGCCGTCATGCCCTATGGAGGATTAACTTATCCTTATGTACAGACGATGCCCTCGAATAAATAG
- the lgt gene encoding prolipoprotein diacylglyceryl transferase encodes MLDPIALAIGPIKIHWYGIILGTAALVGLLLCIREGRRYRISPDFFMDMLLIGVPSAIVGARIYYVIFQWNDYKNNLAEIFMIWHGGIAIYGALLGAIIGAYFYFRAKGYSFWRIADITAPGLIVGQAIGRWGNFMNQEAHGGPVQESFLRNTLHLPDFIVNQMNIQGVFYHPTFLYESLWNVLGLLVLLYLRRRPFLRAGELFLSYFIWYSIGRFFVEGLRTDSLDFTGPAWLASFIDMLWSPMRLVFEPGVMTYGGNIRVSQLVAILIFLAAICLIIYRRRKGYAKEHYSDPIVSSKASEEPKRTAENELSTQGVDYDQNRIV; translated from the coding sequence ATGCTTGATCCGATAGCATTAGCGATAGGCCCGATTAAGATTCATTGGTACGGGATTATTCTGGGAACAGCGGCGCTGGTTGGGCTGCTGCTTTGCATAAGAGAAGGCAGACGATACCGGATCTCTCCGGATTTTTTCATGGATATGCTATTGATTGGCGTGCCTTCGGCGATTGTGGGCGCGCGCATTTATTATGTTATTTTCCAATGGAATGATTACAAGAACAATCTTGCTGAAATTTTCATGATTTGGCACGGCGGCATTGCCATTTATGGTGCTTTACTAGGTGCGATCATCGGGGCATATTTTTACTTTCGGGCAAAAGGCTACAGCTTTTGGAGAATCGCGGATATCACTGCGCCCGGTTTGATTGTTGGCCAAGCGATTGGCCGCTGGGGCAACTTTATGAATCAAGAGGCCCATGGGGGTCCGGTGCAGGAAAGTTTCCTTCGCAATACGCTGCATCTTCCTGATTTTATTGTGAATCAAATGAATATTCAGGGTGTTTTTTACCATCCTACCTTTCTATATGAATCCCTTTGGAATGTGCTGGGGCTTCTGGTACTGCTGTATTTGCGCCGGAGACCTTTCCTGCGGGCAGGGGAGCTGTTCTTAAGCTATTTCATCTGGTATTCCATCGGCCGCTTCTTTGTAGAAGGCCTTCGTACGGATAGCCTGGATTTTACAGGTCCGGCATGGCTCGCTTCATTTATCGATATGCTATGGTCTCCGATGAGACTGGTGTTTGAGCCGGGAGTAATGACGTATGGCGGGAATATTCGGGTGTCGCAGCTTGTCGCGATTCTCATCTTCTTGGCAGCGATCTGCCTGATTATTTACAGACGGAGAAAAGGATATGCAAAAGAGCATTATTCGGATCCAATCGTTTCCTCCAAAGCTTCAGAAGAGCCTAAACGGACAGCAGAAAATGAACTCAGCACCCAAGGAGTCGACTATGATCAAAACCGTATTGTTTGA